One Chrysiogenia bacterium genomic window, GCTCCCGTCCGGAGGGCCTCGCCTGGGCAATCGCCGCGCTCAGCCCCGGCCGCCAGCCCGACTACGGTTCGCGACTTGGTGAACTCGCCATGCCCGTGCACCTCATCACCGGCGAGCGCGACGAGAAGTTTTCCGCGATCGCCGGGCAGATGCGCGCGCGCATCCCCGATGCAACCCATCACGTGATTTCGAGCGCGGGACACAGCGCCCACTTCGAAAAACCAGACCAATATGCCGCGACCCTGGAGGAGATTCTCCGGGAAGAGCGGCAACCAGGAGTGATTGCATGTTGAATCCAGTAGAAAAGACCCAATACCAGGCGCCCAAGTGGCAGAAGGCCGCAGATTTCGAGGACATCCTCTATCACAAGGCCGAGGGCATCGCGCGCCTGTCCTTCAACCGGCCCGAAGTGCACAACGCCTTTCGGCCCCAGACCACCGACGAAATGATCCGCGCCTTTCACGACGCAT contains:
- a CDS encoding 2-succinyl-6-hydroxy-2,4-cyclohexadiene-1-carboxylate synthase, with translation SRPEGLAWAIAALSPGRQPDYGSRLGELAMPVHLITGERDEKFSAIAGQMRARIPDATHHVISSAGHSAHFEKPDQYAATLEEILREERQPGVIAC